In one Nicotiana sylvestris chromosome 8, ASM39365v2, whole genome shotgun sequence genomic region, the following are encoded:
- the LOC138875038 gene encoding protein NETWORKED 1A-like, protein MLELWETTEGCSPKQSVKDLKKPANYPTERTIGYNQFSDLDWRSNHPTADAEMEKELGVDKLESSMNSSNASHETTKQIQERLASDAEKLTSLQMTVDNMRRKLYTNRKARKAKNIDFEAAKEQLQETELTVVQLVNLNAHLLKNAEESTLLTGSTSAESKEVMNIKRKRVSEQARKGSEKVERLQLEVQKLHYMLLKLDDEKNSIARSRFSRSNAGIVLKNFIHIGKRNSEKRKKVHLCGCFAPSNSSSNRYYI, encoded by the coding sequence ATGCTTGAGCTATGGGAAACCACAGAGGGATGCAGCCCCAAACAAAGTGTGAAGGACTTGAAGAAACCGGCAAATTATCCAACAGAGCGGACTATAGGGTACAATCAATTTAGTGATTTGGATTGGAGGAGCAATCATccaaccgcagatgcagaaatggAAAAGGAGTTGGGTGTTGATAAGTTAGAGTCATCAATGAACTCCTCTAACGCAAGTCATGAAACAACCAAGCAGATTCAGGAGCGACTTGCTTCTGATGCTGAGAAATTGACGAGTCTTCAGATGACTGTTGATAACATGAGAAGGAAATTGTATACTAACAGAAAGGCTAGAAAAGCCAAAAATATTGACTTTGAAGCAGCAAaagaacagttacaagaaactgAGCTAACGGTTGTTCAGCTGGTCAATTTGAACGCCCATTTACTGAAGAATGCAGAAGAAAGCACACTTCTTACAGGAAGTACTTCAGCAGAATCAAAAGAGGTCATGAATATCAAGCGCAAAAGAGTTTCAGAGCAGGCGAGAAAGGGGTCTGAGAAGGTTGAACGACTACAATTGGAGGTTCAAAAACTTCACTACATGTTACTGAAACTGGATGATGAAAAGAATAGCATAGCCAGAAGCAGATTTTCCAGGAGCAATGCAGGTATTGTATTGAAGAACTTCATCCATATTGGGAAGAGAAAtagtgaaaagagaaagaaggtcCATCTTTGCGGATGCTTTGCACCTTCAAATAGCAGCAGCAATAGATACTACATCTAA